The following nucleotide sequence is from Aspergillus luchuensis IFO 4308 DNA, chromosome 1, nearly complete sequence.
ACGGTTGATTCGGCAGTACGAAGGGAACGGGCCtgctcttccagctgttgCTGTAGTTCGTCCACTTCCTGTTTGTGTGACTCGTTGTTCTTCGCCTTATCATCCTCCAGTTCAGTTACTAGGGCCTCTAGTCCCTTGACTTCCTCGTGGTACTTGTCGAGGGCTGCATTCAACCGCTGAATGCTGACGGCTTGTTCCTTTCCTTCGCATTCAAGCTCCTGCATACGCATTCGTGTGTGAAGCATGTCTCCAGCGGAGGAGGCAATAGACTCTTCCAAGTCATGAATCTTCTTCGATGCTCCCTCATATCGAGCCAACAGGGTATCGAATTGACCCCGAAGTGCGTTCTCCCGGCCTACGGAGCCTTCCAGTCGTTCCTGCTCGCCCCCAAGGCTCTTGACGAGTATCTCAACCCGCTTTACCAAAGCACCAAGAGTTGCTTTGCCATCACTGAGACTAGCGTTGGCGGTCTCGCCAGGAACTGCGCGTTCGAGTTGAAGGCGCGCGGCGCGAAATTGATCGCGCATCGTAGAGATGATTTCCTCAGCGTTGTTCCCAGGAAATCCGAGACCCGACAACTCTTCTGTAACGTTGTCTAGTGCTTGGGCGGCATCAGAAGCACGCCGCAGTGTCTGGGCCAAGGTAGGCAGAACTTGATCCAAGAAGTCTGGCGGCGGAGAGGACTGGCGAAGGAGACCTTCAATTGCAGTACCACTAAACGAAGCGACACGGGCGCGACAAGCGTCAAACAAGTCACGCTTTTCCTTCCTGGCAGCTGCGAGATCGGCTGAAAGCGCAATAATCTCTGCCTCCTGCCTGTAATCAGGTATGGATGCCTGAGTCGACGCATCGGTATTCGCATGTCCTTGGCTCAGAAGCGAGATGTTATCAGGCACTGATACCCGGGCATCTACGCCTCGAATATCCGGCGAGTTTGATATAAGCATTGTATCACAATCCCATGCGCTCTCATTAATCACCATTGTTTCTCCCTCCGAGTTGCTGATAGTATCATGGTCTGTTGTGGCACccggagaagggaaagaaagctgTTCCCTTAATCGGATATTCTCGGACGACACCTGTTCGATCATGGATTGTGGCGACAGCCAAGTGGTTTCTTCGCTAGATGCTATACTCTTGGATACGTCTTGATTTCGTTTGACCGAATCCAACTCATTCTTCAACGAATCTCGTTCGCGAAGTAGTGTTTGAAGCGTCTTCTCGTACTGGGCGGATTCTCTCTTCTCGCGCTCTAGATGGTTGATCTCATCACTTAGGCCTATCCGCCGGATTCGTCGTTTCGTGCGCGCGTCTAGAAGTTGTCGCAGCGGCGTAAACTGCACTACATGCTCTGAGGAGGCTGTACTGGCAGCATCGAAAGCACCCATACTGCGGCGAGACCGCGGAAGAGGGGTTGAGCGCCGTCGCTGGCGACGGCTTGGGCTCCGAATCAAGGGATCATCTTCTGCGCGTTCTTCGAAGGAAGAACGCAACATGGCCGGAGTGAGGCCGGTCGAGTGGGCAGAACCATGTTGCCGCCCGGGACCTGGGTCTGAGAAGCGAACCTTCTTACTCTGATGAGGGGTATTGCAAGAGGTGGCGGAGGTAATATGGTACTCGGTGCGACGAGTCCTTCGAATCGAGACTGGCGTGGGAGGCTCTTGAGGCTCTTGGGGCCGTTGACCAGATGAAGAGCTGCTTTGTCTCTTTCGTTTTGCCTGTCTCGTGTCCATGGCGATTGTGTACTGGTCCGACTGGGGTGAGTCAATTGTCGCACGATATTCTCAGCCCCTGATTTGTTTTGCctggaaaaacaaaaaggcTTAAGTGACACTTGGCTAAGACAATAATGATGTTATAGGGCCGTAGACCAAACCAATAGATATatagagtagtagtaatgatgatggtagtacGGAACAACAGTTGACGGCAATCACCACGGGACTGGAGTATTGTGATTTTTCCCGATTAGGCAAGGGCCCATCGTGCCTTCCTGACGCGTTGAAGGACAGGGCCATTGCCCGATTGGGACCGCGTAAACAAACCCACCCTTGCGCCGGTCACCTGACTGCCCCGGCTGCCTTGCGTTTCAGGCGCTGTGTTTTGCTTTGTTATTACAAATCGTGATTAAGACAAGTTTGTTATTGAGGCACCTGGAAAATGCCTGCCTTGTATGTAGTATTGATAGGGGAAAGACAAGGCGTATTGTATCTGTTGTGTGACTAGCCAATAAAAGACATTGTTTCCGTATCTTATCGCCCATCCCCGTGACGAGCACCAAATTGACGTTTTCCCCCTCAACTCAACTTCTCTTACTGCCGGCGGCCCACCACGACAACTTGGAAGTCCCCGGCGAACTGCTGTGGCCAAATGAATGATCTCCCAGTAACGCCATTCAATACTGGCCATCCCATGCTTCGTACAATGTTCGCAGGGATGCACCGCTCTTTACCTAGACATCTGGCTGGACAGCTCCGTTGATGAGGTGATCGGGGCGGCTGCAAGGGTGATGTCATGCGGGCGGCCAGCTGGACTTGCCTTCCCCTCGCTAATCCACTGGAAGCTAACTTAGTATGCAGATCGTCAACCATTTGTTTCCTTGACTACTTTATCTCCCCTGCTCTTGTGCTCACTACCAACTCAATTATTCCGAGCGCTATCTGGCAGatcatctgctgctgcgcctgtCACCCTTGGCTTCTCGGCTTTCACTCCATCCAAGAGACTCGTGATGGCTGCTGCGCTTGTCAATCAGCCGGCCTGGGAGGAACGGAAACAGGCACCCGTGGAGATGGACGGCGATCCCCAGGCGTCTTTATCGGAAACAACTTCCAACAATCCCCGAGAAACCAACGCTTCATTTTTAGACCTTCCTCCCGAGCTAGTCCAGCATATATTGTCTTTTCTATCGGCTCAAGATCTCGCTCGCCTGTCATCTACCTGCCGCACTTTCGCTGAGCATGCGACCAACGAACTTTTATGGGCCAATATCATCAACTCCAATCTTCCCGAACCCATACACACAACAGGTGTCTTTGACTCCT
It contains:
- a CDS encoding uncharacterized protein (COG:S;~EggNog:ENOG410PP7R), coding for MDTRQAKRKRQSSSSSGQRPQEPQEPPTPVSIRRTRRTEYHITSATSCNTPHQSKKVRFSDPGPGRQHGSAHSTGLTPAMLRSSFEERAEDDPLIRSPSRRQRRRSTPLPRSRRSMGAFDAASTASSEHVVQFTPLRQLLDARTKRRIRRIGLSDEINHLEREKRESAQYEKTLQTLLRERDSLKNELDSVKRNQDVSKSIASSEETTWLSPQSMIEQVSSENIRLREQLSFPSPGATTDHDTISNSEGETMVINESAWDCDTMLISNSPDIRGVDARVSVPDNISLLSQGHANTDASTQASIPDYRQEAEIIALSADLAAARKEKRDLFDACRARVASFSGTAIEGLLRQSSPPPDFLDQVLPTLAQTLRRASDAAQALDNVTEELSGLGFPGNNAEEIISTMRDQFRAARLQLERAVPGETANASLSDGKATLGALVKRVEILVKSLGGEQERLEGSVGRENALRGQFDTLLARYEGASKKIHDLEESIASSAGDMLHTRMRMQELECEGKEQAVSIQRLNAALDKYHEEVKGLEALVTELEDDKAKNNESHKQEVDELQQQLEEQARSLRTAESTVAERETRIRELEEALEQNRTSVRDLTARIESLEAERQQTIQDLEQEATEQQQRLEQEVGSMNVLVSELNTSLEEAKSDVDRLRRSNTGLEEQLRLEVEARDSLLDKWAAEQARSFAIMKETVNSERRKARVRTANWELRSDEIQSSDGLNIEPITPVSMTRFVDVEAGRGKHRKRLDSGVGILTDDLEDADAGIMPESLPSDPAELL